TTCGGATCTAGCGCTCTAATACTATGTCATgttaccactcatcccaaaagtttcAGTTGATAAAAAAAGgtaacactaatgattatatctctaatattccataaacctccattgtacacattgtataaatattctATTAGCTTCTCATACTTTTCCTATTCAAAATTACAAgtctaaaataattaaacaacaCATTATAGTTATAGAGAGAAAGGATTGAAGAGTAGGATGGTAGAGTGTTAATGTTATggaaaaaaaaagacattttttaaattaagaaaaagagtaactatttaaaaatatttttaagtttctGTGCAAATGCTTCGGTCAAATCGAAGGAAAAAGTTTGAGATGACTTGACATTACGAATGCACATGTAGCATACTAGGAAGAAGGATTTTTTTTGTCGAGTTTCAAACTACCATTCCATCCAAGCTGTAATTCACCGCAATTTTCCTTGAAAAGCTTGGACAGGATTGCTCCGGTCAACTTTGGTATTGAGATCCAACCAAAAGCTCGTCCAGCTTTGGCGAAATGCTGTCGAAGAATAAGTTGTTGCTAAGTTTCAAGACCGACAAATTCAAAAGTTTTTCAATTCAGAGGAATTTTTTCTGTGACCCTGCCCCCTGCTGTTCGAAAGGAAAATTCAATTCAACTGCGTGTAGGTAAAGGGATGCTTCCTGTTAGCTCATTGAAGTTCAGGATCAAATTCTACAGCGTCTTTATATTATCTAGCTCCCGTGAATCTCACCAGTGAGCTGGTTCAGCCATATGATCAAGTTTCTAAAGTTGGAGAGTGACCCCAAAGTGGAAGGGATACTTCCATTCAGGTGGTTGAAGCTCAAATCCAATCCCACTAGGTTGAAATAGTTGCTGAGAGTAAATAGAATAGAACCTGTGAAGTGATTattctgtaagaacaattcctTCAAAAGATTCTTAGAATCTCTTCGAAATTGTACCATAGAAGTTGTTCGAACTCAGATCCAACAATTCCAAATTCACCATCTCCGTTAATGACTACAGGAGCAACCTTTCGAACTGGTTGAACCTAACAGAAAGCCCCCTTAACCCCTCCATTTTCACGAAAATCTCAATCGATAACTCATCGGACGAGATGAAAGACTCCGGAACCCGTGAAGTTGTTGAACGAGAGATCGAAATAGATAAGTGTAAAGCATAGACCGTCCCGGAATCTGGAAGGTGAAGTGGTTGCGAGAGAGGTAAAGGAGCTAGAGAATGGGGAGTGAGAGAACGGACCGGAGAATTGGTTGTCACACAAAACCATGTAATTTTGAGAGAAGAGGATTTTTTTgtccaattttcaaaattacaaTTCCAGTCATATGCCACGTGTGTCCACCCGTAACACCAACTCATCAGAACGAGAATTTGTATAAAGGGACTAATCCGTATCACTTTTAAGGAGGTGacgaatttaaaaatattttcaaatggTTAAAAACGAAAATATTTGCGAGACAAAAAATGAAAGAtctatttatctttttctcGGCAAAAATTTTTGTGCTTAGAAAAATTTTGTCATGCTTAAATGAGaaaatgtaaaattaaaaaaagaaaaagtatatttatataatttcaTGTTTGCACCACATATGCGTAAAATACATTATCCAtaatcatataaaaattaaaaagccATGACTGGTTACTTTACTATTTTAGCATATTGTTGTAGACTTGTGGAACTAATTGAGACATGACACGTCATTTCACCCACATCGAAATGGTTGACCTTTTTGATTCCCACACAAAGAACATTCTAcaccctctctctcttttatatatatCCTTCCTCGATTCGCCGCATCACATTCATTCTCTCTCCTTTGTCACTTCCACACTCTCCACCTCCCACACATCAAACACACACGCCGCTCTCATCGTTAACCTCAAAATCCTCGAACTTCAAACGCTCTGAAGTGgcctgaaaaaaaaaaagaaaagaaaaagaagatttgaaaaaaatgttGTTAGGTAGAACAAGCAGCAGCATTGGCATCAACAGCAGCGACCGAAAGGACACAGAATATAACGCCTTTCTCGCACCCTTCACATACCCAGCATCTAACGATACCTACCTAACCGACTCTTCTTCTAGAACCTTCCAGAACAACAGCAACCACGACGACGATCTTCTTGACTTCGGGTTTACCAGGCCCGATTTCCCGCCGGGTCAACTCGCTGGCACCGTCGAGTTCTACCGTCGCCACGTGTTCCTCTGCTACAAGAGTCCCGCTGCGTGGCCGCCGCGGATTGAGGCCTGGGAATTTGACCGATTGCCGCGGTTGCTCCACGCCGCCGTCGCCTCCGGTAAAGGTCGCATGAAGAAGGAGGTACACGCTTCTAATGTGACCGTTTCAgggatttaatttatttgctttttttttttagtacaTAAAATAGAAAAGGGTAAAGTGAGAAACACCATTAACTGATTAAGATCtgtttggttttttttttcttctgtttttaaAATCCTGTAAAATAGAAAACTGAAAAGAGTGATGACATTTCAGTTTTAATAAACAaacattttatttctaaaagaTTCTTTGACAAAATatcaaaggaaaaaaaaattgacactaAATGACTTTGATTCTATAATTTGTTTTGAACgttaaaatattatttagaaGATACATTAAAAAACTAagaaatattcttttttttttttaatttttttcctgAATATTTCGCCATTCTGGTTAAAAAAGAATGGAACAATAAAAACTTTAGTTAGCTTAAAAAGTCAGCAAATTTGGATAACGCTTTCAAGTTCGAGTTATGTGTTACTAGTCACTCGATTACTCGAACTACATAAGTCAGATTTCCAGTATCATGATCTCTTATATCAATAACTTCTATAACTAAACAACCTAAGAGGAATTAATCTCTCGTTAGCAGTGTTGAAATCCAATTTATCAtctttgatttttaaatttttattgtagTCCGACCCCAACCCTAATGCCTTTAACTCTTGTTTTTCACTTTTAGATTAATTTGGATGCCTATGGACACctcaaaaaattatatatctgTTTCTTATATGGTTGTATACAAATTAAATTCTAATTGGTTCTTTATAAGACCACGAGTATTCTTATTTTTTGGGTTCATTATCACTGCTCAGAAGATTAGTCTCTTAAGTTCCATTGGGATTGTGCATCGAATTGGTCTCTGAAGTTCCAATTGCACTATTAACATGTGTGAGATTGATTTCTGGGCACCATAATGGCCCCTCGACTAGTCGACTCCTTTCTGGTAGTGACTTAGCAAACGGAGTGATGTGTTGGCACCACCAATACCACGCTGGACACAAGTGAAACAATGTCATTTGGTTTTCATGCTCAATAAAAGCGAATGCTATatctttttgttatattttgtGCAACACGTTTTGATGTCCAACATAACAAAACAATGTCTCATATGCTCTCATTGGGCATCAAAACCAAATGACATTGTTTTACGTGTGTCCAGCATGGCATTGATGGTACCAGCACATCACTCCATTTGTTGAGTTGCTATCAAAAAGGAATCAATGGACTATTATGGTGCAGGGAGATCAATCTCAGGGACGTTAATAGTGCAACTGGAATCTCAAAGATCAATTTGGTGCACGGTCCTAACCTCCTGTATACACAAATTATTCATATAGATGTGCAAATTTCTGATTGATGGTACTGACAGTTATCTTTGATAATCAAGTTTGGTTCAATCTTGTTTCAATGAAATAACACTAGGATTGTTCAATCTTTACTAGACCCTCTTAACAATTTGCGAGGGACATGATGGAACCGAAACATCCAATGGTGATATGCTAATTTTTCCAGACATGGTCAGATACAGGTTGGCATGACttctattttgtaattttttttttaaattttctcaTTACCAACAGCAATTATTGGTGAATTTCAGGCGATTAACACATTTTGATGTGGAAACATTCGTCGAAGAAGTTCTTGTCAACGATGGAGAATGGCGTCCTGGCAACCCCGAAGCCTTGTTGGCTTCATATGTGTTCGTGTGTTCACATGGATCCCGGGACCGGAGATGCGGAGCTTGTGGACCTGTCTTGGTTAGTAGGTTCGGGGAAGAGATAGAGTTACTTGGTCTTCAAGGTAAAGTGTTTGTTAGCCCATGCTCTCACATTGGGAGGCATAAGTGTGGAGGAAATGTCATTATATTCGGGTCAAGCATCAATGGAGAAGCCACTGGCCATTGGTATGGTTGAACTTTCTATCTCTTCTTTGAAGCTGGAAAAGAACATTTTAACAGTTCAATATTTTGAGCTGACAAGTATTCattttcaactcaattatgtAGGTATGGATATGTTACTCCGAAAGATGTACCTTCGTTGATTCAACAACATATAATTAAAGGAGAAATTTTGGACTCGTTATGGAGGTAATTATCTTCTGTGCAGTTTCTTCTTTAGCATTTTATCCATGACATTGTTTCTGTTTTTTGTTTTGTGAAAGAAAACGCTTAACACACTGTCATCACTGGTTTAACATTTGGTCTCTCATTTTGTCCTGAAATTTGTAGTATAGCATATTGAGCTTTAGTTGTTAATACTTATCAGGTTATGTGGTTTTTACTCCATACAGCTCTAAGTAGCATGTTCCATTTATGGTTTTACCTACTCCCTTTATTCTCTTTTACTGTCATCTGGTTCAATACACCTCGAATTCTTGATATAAAATGTATCTAGATATATTGATCCAAGGATATATCAAAAAGTGATATTAGCATATACAAGGGAACAACAGAGTGAGTATTTAAACTTCTTACAAGTTAAAAGCACAAATGGTGCTCTTCTGGGCAATGATTTAGCTCTTCGAGTTTAAGCTGTTGGTATGTTACTGGAGATTTGCATCACGAAACGAGACATATTCCCTTAAGCTCTATGATGTCTATGATTTGTATTTCTTGTGGTATATTCCCTCTCTGCTCAGACCTGATTTTGGCATTCTGAAAAGTTGGTAAAATATAATGACATGTGATGAGAGTTAAAGTATGCTGATTtgatttgctaattttaatgcATCATTTTTCAATATTGCCATCAAGGGGCCAAATTGGTTTGACAGCAGAAGAACAAAAAAAGAGCCAAGAACAGAGGATTCATCAGAACAGTGtaacaaattttaaagaaaacaCAGAAGAGTTCATGGATACAAACAATCATACAACAGGCACTGTTGCGTTTCAATTCCAAGAGAGCATTGCAACCTGTTGCCAAGATAACAGATATTCCTCTTGCCATCAGGACGATCATGTGTCGTTAGAAAAGACGAAGATCGCTGGAGCCATTGAGACGGAGGCAAAGCTCTTAACTGATGATGATGAGTTCAGAGAGAATGTGCCGTCTCGGATAAGTAATGGCAAAGCAGCATCACGCAAATTTTGTTCCATTCCAACATGGCTTGACTACTGGGAGCTAGAAGATACTTATGCTGCTCTCTCTGTCGTATGCGCTGCCGTGTCGGTTGTTATTGCCTATCGCTGCTACAAGAACAGCTGAGCTTAGTGGAATCAATAATTTGTTGGCCACTGTATTTAGCTTTGGCTCACATATTAAATCACATTTTCATCTCTGTTAATTAGCTTCCTTTTATCTGATGTTAGTGCAGTCAGCAGAGGAGGTTATGTGGATACTATGTTGTATATGATTCTTGAATTTACAATAGTCTGAAGTAGGtagaattttcattttttataatgCACATAGTTTGCTTGTGTGGAAATTGATTTGTTACATTTTACAAATCCAATGAAATGCttacaattttatattttattaatatatgtCCTGCATCTCCTTCAGAATTTCTATTGAGTTTCAAACTAGTTTTGACGCGTTATTATGAATTCTTGAAACCCTTTGTAGTGGTTTTATCTAAGTCTCCTTCACTGAGGGTTGTTTTCATCGTATCATGGTTGCTGTTATAATGTTCTTTTGTCAGGTATGAATCCTGCTTGGCTAGTTTTATAatgttctttttttcttttacccCACAAATTTGTGTAAGAAAATAAAGTTTTATTTTCGCTTTCAACCAATTGATTTGATTTCTgcacacaaaaaaaaatgcaGGCATGGTATAAAATAGATTGGTTTTGTGAAACATAAAGAACGATTTAAagtttataataaattatatatttcttAACACTTGTTCATACGTGGGCCTAATAACATGGTCCATCCCATAGTCTCCGTAAGGAACAAATAAACCAAGTTGGAAAACTAAGTCAGATGTTCATCTCACTATTTCGATTATCACCTTTCATGTGACAACCAATTCAAACATGGGGTAGAATACAggtttataaaaattaaatatatagtaAAGGAAATAAGAGTTGAAGTCACAATTTCTCTCATGTAATGATTTGTAATAAGTGAACAACTACTAAACTAATTAGTTAATTCAGTAATTTAGAACATTTATTAATATCTGTGAAATTTTTaatgattgaattttatattttctttaaaaaattttgatatttttgcgAATAAGGTAAGGTATGGTTTAGAACTTTAAGGTATGGGTAAGATTAGGATCGAAAGATTTTCAACCCACGAATTAAGTAGAGTAgagttttaataaaatttttaacccGCAGATAAAATTAGGATAAGGTCTAAATCCTATCCTACCCTATTTATTGACAGTTCTAAATACATGtattattcaatttattttcaatgtgtattttGTATTCCAATATATACTTTATACTGAATCCATGACTTAATCATGAAATATCATCTTAAGCCGAGaaggatttggatcctctaaagtttgaattttacctTAGAGAATAAAGTGCGATCTTCTATTCTTGaataatttttctttcatatttatttttggctCCACTTATAAAATCAATGgtgaaaaatcacattttactctctaaagtgaaattcaaactttagaagaTCGAAATTCAACCGAAAAAATAGCACCATTAGCTCAAtcgtttttatttattctcttcttcttcgaCCTCAACGCTCAGCAATGTTTGTGTCGAAACAATTAATTTTAGTGTTATCATGGATTGCCTTAATGGGTCTATGAATTTAGTCTTATTTTCACTTTCTTTCCACCCATCGTAATGTTGGTCGAACTAAATTCGCACCAATAAATAGTATAATAATTTATGAGGAGTGTTCagtaaattttataatttataatcattaattactcattgttaatatttttaatggtatgatattaaatttaatgatataatattattttttttttgttaaatgctgttcaaattttaataaaataattgacCCATAAactttttcataatttatttatgaaatgtCAAATATATATTTAGACTGATTGATTggtgactaattttttttatgtttaccTTATTTTTCCTTTAATTCATGGTTGagtactttttctttcttctgttTATTGAATTTCGTCCtgttaaattctttttaataaaaatttgaacGATGTCTTAGTTTGTATGTGTCGAACATTATTGAGTTTTAGTGATCTTCTTCTTACGCTTTTtctattgaatttaaataatcTATACTTTTATAGCAAAAAACAAAAACGAAGAAAAAACTATATTTGATCGTTTTTATGTATAATATTTTTGGAAACATAATAATCAGATTACTCTAAATCAATTCTTGCAAATTTgtcttatatttatataaatcaCTACACGTATTAAATTTGTACTTAATACCTTGTAAGTTTCAGCAATTTAGTAGTATAAATTGGCAAAACGAACTAGATTCACCATGCCGAAATAAAACCCGTCAAAAGGACGGGTCGGGTTTTTATATGGTCAAATTCGTGGGTTTTGAAGGATGGGTAAGTTTTCAActcgaatttttttttaaaataaaagaataattagtattataaaaattaataattatataattttaaatttttttaattttatttattttattttatatttttatatatgtgTTTAAATGCTGTGACTtgtttttaaaacaaaaataattttattgacaaaaattattataaacaattttattaaaattgaaatttagaagataataaaaaatgtattgtaatttgtttattttttatttttacttatttttaattataattttttggattaatttaattaattaaaaaataggtGGATTAACTCGTTAATTAGCCAAAAAGTGTGAGGAACTAGC
Above is a genomic segment from Arachis stenosperma cultivar V10309 chromosome 1, arast.V10309.gnm1.PFL2, whole genome shotgun sequence containing:
- the LOC130937708 gene encoding altered inheritance of mitochondria protein 32-like yields the protein MLLGRTSSSIGINSSDRKDTEYNAFLAPFTYPASNDTYLTDSSSRTFQNNSNHDDDLLDFGFTRPDFPPGQLAGTVEFYRRHVFLCYKSPAAWPPRIEAWEFDRLPRLLHAAVASGKGRMKKETLLTICEGHDGTETSNGDMLIFPDMVRYRRLTHFDVETFVEEVLVNDGEWRPGNPEALLASYVFVCSHGSRDRRCGACGPVLVSRFGEEIELLGLQGKVFVSPCSHIGRHKCGGNVIIFGSSINGEATGHWYGYVTPKDVPSLIQQHIIKGEILDSLWRGQIGLTAEEQKKSQEQRIHQNSVTNFKENTEEFMDTNNHTTGTVAFQFQESIATCCQDNRYSSCHQDDHVSLEKTKIAGAIETEAKLLTDDDEFRENVPSRISNGKAASRKFCSIPTWLDYWELEDTYAALSVVCAAVSVVIAYRCYKNS